From a region of the Rhipicephalus microplus isolate Deutch F79 chromosome X, USDA_Rmic, whole genome shotgun sequence genome:
- the LOC142776439 gene encoding uncharacterized protein LOC142776439: protein MWAARKCSFNLDWTNSNVSEYASWIKPVQNDPHSAHCTLCCKTFSLSNMGGTAVSSHASSKKHLAGLKCRSSASQTGMLSFFTPATNVSAKCSEDRTVTPEEPAPTTSAKTSMSGFLLKSAVTKAEIMWCLNAVATHGSFRSTAASASLFPLMFPGCEVAEKLHLGKDKVGYTICHGIAPYFRKNLLSSLAGVPFLVVSFDESLNKVTQKQQMDVLVRYWDDTTDGTVKTQYLTSCFLGHTCAEDLASAFRKATEELKQAKMLQVSMDGPIVNMKFLRSLKEELKELDESHNILDIGSCGLHVMSGAYKAGHAATGWDVISFFRSSYNLFKFVPARRADYVTFTGSALFPLKFCAVRWLENGKVIIRALELLPNLLKFVEGSVKAKKQPTCSSYSAVANAVRDQLLPVKLAFMLSICEELEPFLAEFQTDSPMVPFISTALHNILRSLLSRIVKKEVHVAADTPAKLLYSLREA from the coding sequence ATGTGGGCGGCGAGAAAGTGCTCCTTTAATTTGGACTGGACGAACTCGAACGTTTCGGAATATGCAAGCTGGATTAAGCCCGTGCAGAATGATCCTCACAGTGCTCATTGCACACTGTGCTGCAAAACGTTTTCTTTAAGCAACATGGGAGGAACTGCAGTTTCCAGTCACGCGTCCAGCAAGAAGCATCTTGCTGGTTTGAAGTGTCGGTCGAGTGCCTCGCAAACTGGTATGTTGTCCTTTTTTACGCCAGCGACGAACGTTTCGGCCAAATGTAGCGAAGACCGGACAGTCACGCCCGAGGAGCCTGCCCCCACCACAAGTGCGAAGACATCAATGAGCGGCTTTCTTCTGAAGAGCGCTGTGACAAAGGCCGAAATAATGTGGTGCTTAAACGCGGTAGCGACTCACGGAtcttttcggtcaacagcggcGTCGGCCTCGCTCTTCCCTCTCATGTTTCCGGGATGTGAAGTCGCTGAAAAACTTCATCTAGGGAAGGACAAGGTAGGGTATACGATTTGCCACGGTATTGCGCCTTACTTTCGTAAGAATCTTCTATCAAGCCTTGCCGGTGTGCCGTTCTTAGTTGTTTCATTTGACGAGTCGCTGAACAAAGTGACCCAGAAGCAACAGATGGATGTGCTCGTCCGATATTGGGATGACACTACTGATGGCACTGTGAAAACACAGTACCTAACTTCATGCTTCTTGGGGCACACGTGTGCGGAGGACCTGGCATCTGCATTCAGGAAGGCCACAGAAGAGCTCAAGCAAGCCAAGATGCTACAAGTTTCAATGGATGGGCCGATTGTGAACATGAAGTTCCTGAGGTCACTGAAGGAGGAACTCAAGGAGTTGGATGAGAGTCACAATATCCTAGATATTGGAAGTTGCGGGCTGCACGTAATGAGTGGAGCATACAAGGCAGGTCATGCTGCAACTGGCTGGGATGTGATAAGCTTTTTTCGCAGCAGCTACAACTTGTTCAAATTTGTGCCTGCACGTCGTGCTGACTACGTCACCTTTACAGGAAGTGCACTATTTCCCCTCAAATTCTGTGCTGTCAGGTGGCTCGAAAATGGGAAGGTAATCATCAGGGCGTTAGAACTTCTTCCTAACCTGCTGAAGTTTGTGGAGGGCTCTGTGAAGGCAAAGAAGCAGCCTACATGCTCTAGCTACAGTGCTGTTGCGAACGCAGTGAGGGATCAGCTGTTGCCAGTAAAACTGGCCTTCATGCTGTCAATTTGTGAGGAACTGGAGCCATTTTTGGCAGAATTTCAGACTGACAGTCCAATGGTGCCCTTTATTTCAACTGCACTGCACAATATACTGCGGTCACTGCTTTCAAGGATTGTCAAGAAGGAAGTGCATGTTGCTGCAGACACACCCGCGAAGTTGCTCTACTCACTTAGAGAAGCTTGA